In one Mycobacteriales bacterium genomic region, the following are encoded:
- the rpsL gene encoding 30S ribosomal protein S12, whose product MPTISQLVRKGRQDKIGKTKTPALKGSPQRRGVCTRVYTTTPKKPNSALRKVARVRLTTGIEVTAYIPGVGHNLQEHSIVLVRGGRVKDLPGVRYKIIRGSLDTQGVRGRKQARSRYGAKREKS is encoded by the coding sequence GTGCCCACGATCTCTCAGCTGGTCCGCAAGGGTCGGCAGGACAAGATCGGCAAGACCAAGACGCCGGCGCTGAAAGGCAGCCCGCAGCGTCGTGGTGTCTGCACGCGCGTCTACACGACGACGCCGAAGAAGCCGAACTCCGCACTGCGCAAGGTCGCCCGTGTCCGGCTGACCACGGGGATCGAGGTCACCGCCTACATCCCCGGCGTCGGCCACAACCTGCAGGAGCACTCGATCGTGCTCGTGCGCGGCGGCCGGGTGAAGGACCTGCCGGGCGTTCGCTACAAGATCATCCGCGGCTCGCTGGACACCCAGGGTGTCCGCGGTCGCAAGCAGGCACGCAGCCGCTACGGCGCGAAGCGGGAGAAGAGCTAA
- a CDS encoding DUF4190 domain-containing protein, translating to MSEEPQAPPPWQMPPPAPWQPPPPPPYAAPPGWQPQPYGYPQPTNTNGFAIAALVCSLVGILLAFIGPVGGIVFGIVGLRQARERGEGGRGLAIAGIVIGAVVLLLDIVGVVSLATDHTGGGGSGGVSV from the coding sequence GTGAGCGAGGAGCCGCAGGCGCCGCCCCCGTGGCAGATGCCGCCGCCTGCGCCATGGCAGCCGCCACCGCCACCGCCGTACGCCGCTCCGCCAGGCTGGCAGCCGCAGCCCTACGGCTATCCGCAGCCGACCAACACCAACGGGTTCGCGATCGCCGCGCTCGTCTGCTCACTGGTGGGGATCCTGCTGGCCTTCATCGGTCCGGTGGGCGGCATCGTGTTCGGCATCGTCGGGCTGCGCCAGGCGCGTGAGCGCGGTGAAGGCGGTCGTGGGCTGGCCATCGCGGGCATCGTGATCGGCGCGGTCGTCCTGCTGCTCGACATCGTCGGTGTGGTCAGCCTCGCAACCGACCACACCGGCGGCGGCGGGTCCGGCGGCGTCTCGGTCTAG